The Peribacillus sp. FSL E2-0218 genome contains a region encoding:
- a CDS encoding adenine deaminase C-terminal domain-containing protein → MLEQRYRWKNKHLREHIDVLDGNRAPHILLKNATYLNQALRKWVKANIWIYDDRIIYVGEKLPDNIDHCEMVDCTNQYLVPGYIEPHSHPSQLYNPLTFSRYASHFGTTTLINDNLPFLLQLDKKKAFSLLKELRNIPVTMYWWSRFDGQTELIDEDTVFSHGAVKSWLEHDAVLQGGELTGWPKLLDGDDMMLHWIQEAKRMRKKIEGHFPGASEKTLAKMTLFGADCDHEAMSGEEVMSRLLQGYYVSLRHSSIRPDLPKLISEIHELGIDQYDKFFYTTDGSPPSFYEGGFIDCLIKIAIEHGVPVIDAYNMATINIARYYNIEYLHGNIATGRVANINFLTDIKEPAPVSVMAKGKWVKRDGEIIPDEQEIEWGDFDFKPLDLDWNLSLKEDFEFSMPFGIELVNNVITKPYSLSNDVGHEELNFEDDECFFMLIDREGKWRINTILKGFANKLCGFAGSYTNTGDIILIGKRKQDMHLAFRRLKEIGGGIILTEHGKVIHELPLKLQGIMSTKEVPELIEEENVLKRLLCERGYRFDDPVYTLSFFSTTHLPYIRLTQRGVYDVMNKTILFPTIMR, encoded by the coding sequence ATGCTTGAACAGCGCTATAGATGGAAAAATAAACATCTTAGAGAACATATAGATGTGCTGGATGGCAATAGGGCACCACACATTCTGCTTAAAAATGCGACTTACTTAAATCAAGCTTTACGAAAATGGGTGAAGGCGAATATATGGATATATGATGATCGCATCATCTATGTTGGAGAAAAGCTTCCTGATAATATAGACCATTGTGAAATGGTTGATTGCACAAACCAGTATTTGGTCCCGGGATATATTGAGCCGCACTCACATCCTTCTCAATTATATAATCCCCTTACCTTTTCACGTTATGCATCTCATTTTGGCACAACGACATTAATCAATGATAACTTGCCTTTCCTTTTGCAGTTAGATAAAAAGAAAGCGTTTTCTCTTTTGAAAGAATTACGTAACATTCCTGTTACAATGTATTGGTGGAGCCGTTTTGACGGACAGACCGAATTGATCGATGAAGATACGGTGTTCTCCCATGGTGCGGTCAAATCCTGGCTGGAGCATGATGCCGTATTACAGGGCGGGGAACTGACGGGATGGCCGAAGCTTCTTGACGGGGATGACATGATGCTGCATTGGATCCAGGAAGCGAAGAGAATGAGAAAGAAAATAGAAGGCCATTTTCCGGGGGCATCCGAGAAAACGTTGGCAAAAATGACCCTATTCGGGGCTGACTGTGACCATGAAGCAATGTCGGGTGAAGAAGTCATGTCCCGCCTGCTGCAAGGCTATTATGTATCGCTAAGGCATTCTTCGATACGTCCGGATCTGCCTAAGCTGATTTCCGAAATCCATGAACTCGGCATCGATCAATACGACAAATTCTTTTATACGACAGATGGATCGCCGCCATCTTTTTATGAGGGTGGTTTCATTGATTGCTTGATCAAAATAGCGATAGAGCATGGCGTACCCGTCATCGATGCTTATAATATGGCAACCATCAATATCGCCCGATACTATAATATTGAGTACCTTCATGGGAATATTGCTACTGGAAGGGTGGCGAACATCAACTTCCTTACCGATATAAAGGAGCCTGCACCGGTTTCGGTAATGGCAAAGGGGAAGTGGGTGAAGAGGGATGGGGAGATCATTCCCGATGAACAGGAAATCGAATGGGGTGATTTCGATTTTAAGCCACTCGACCTTGATTGGAATCTTAGCTTAAAGGAAGATTTTGAATTTTCGATGCCGTTTGGGATCGAACTGGTCAATAACGTAATAACGAAGCCGTACTCCCTTTCCAATGATGTTGGGCATGAAGAGCTGAACTTTGAGGATGATGAATGTTTTTTCATGCTTATTGATCGGGAAGGGAAATGGCGCATCAATACGATCTTGAAAGGCTTTGCCAATAAACTTTGCGGCTTTGCCGGATCTTATACGAATACGGGTGACATCATACTGATCGGCAAGCGGAAACAGGATATGCATTTGGCATTTAGGCGTCTGAAGGAAATTGGCGGTGGCATCATCTTAACGGAACATGGCAAAGTGATCCATGAACTGCCTCTAAAACTACAGGGGATCATGTCGACCAAGGAGGTACCTGAACTGATCGAAGAAGAGAATGTGCTGAAAAGATTGCTGTGCGAGAGGGGCTACCGCTTCGACGATCCAGTGTATACACTTTCATTCTTTTCGACGACACATCTTCCTTATATAAGGCTGACCCAACGCGGAGTGTATGATGTTATGAATAAAACTATACTCTTTCCTACTATAATGCGTTAA
- a CDS encoding DUF3048 domain-containing protein → MNLKRVLFIVLAILLLAGCSAKEESALDDSKTKDQADKKNTDVKDESRNQFPLTGEFTDESTEQRAVAVMVNNHPQARPQSGLSEADLVYEMLAEGDITRFLAIFQSEEPSQIGPIRSARDYYIEMAKGLDCLYVCHGNSPEAKTMLDKGYIDNLNGLYYDGTLFQRSDDRKAPHNSYISFADILKGAKEKGYEMKGAPDPLTFLSKEEAAGIQGESALKAEISYGLKEYDVEYEYDATDKKYKRYSNGELTVEYKSHNPILLDNILIIEADHQVIDEKGRRKIDLKSGGKGYLLQRGKVNEVEWVNESGRIIPVKNDEEAGLIPGKTWINIIPDQPGLEQDVSF, encoded by the coding sequence ATGAATCTTAAGAGAGTTCTTTTCATCGTTTTGGCTATTTTACTGCTCGCAGGCTGTTCGGCGAAAGAAGAATCTGCATTGGATGACAGTAAGACGAAAGACCAGGCTGATAAAAAAAACACGGATGTGAAAGATGAATCTCGCAATCAGTTTCCACTTACTGGTGAATTCACCGATGAAAGCACTGAGCAAAGGGCTGTAGCCGTGATGGTTAATAACCATCCACAGGCAAGGCCGCAATCCGGGCTCTCTGAAGCCGATTTGGTATACGAAATGCTCGCAGAAGGTGATATAACCAGATTTTTAGCTATCTTCCAAAGTGAAGAGCCGAGCCAGATCGGTCCGATCCGTAGTGCAAGGGACTACTATATCGAAATGGCTAAAGGCCTCGATTGCCTCTACGTATGTCATGGGAATAGCCCCGAGGCGAAAACCATGCTCGACAAAGGGTATATTGATAACTTGAACGGATTATATTATGATGGAACTTTGTTTCAACGCTCGGACGATCGTAAAGCGCCGCATAATTCCTACATCTCTTTTGCTGACATCCTAAAAGGCGCGAAGGAAAAGGGATATGAAATGAAAGGCGCACCAGATCCACTCACTTTCCTTTCAAAGGAAGAGGCTGCTGGAATTCAAGGGGAATCGGCACTCAAAGCCGAGATATCCTATGGTTTAAAAGAGTATGATGTTGAGTATGAATACGATGCCACGGATAAGAAATATAAACGTTATTCGAATGGTGAACTAACAGTCGAATATAAATCGCATAATCCGATTTTACTGGATAATATATTGATCATTGAAGCCGATCATCAAGTGATTGACGAAAAGGGTCGTCGCAAAATCGATTTGAAAAGTGGCGGAAAAGGTTATTTACTTCAACGAGGAAAAGTGAATGAGGTAGAATGGGTTAATGAGAGTGGGCGAATCATACCAGTGAAAAACGATGAGGAAGCAGGGTTGATCCCAGGGAAAACTTGGATCAATATCATTCCGGATCAACCTGGTTTAGAACAAGATGTCTCATTTTGA
- a CDS encoding YerC/YecD family TrpR-related protein — MQIDKLRGKETDQLFKSILSLRDLDECYRFFDDLCTVNEISSLAQRLEVARMLEEGKTYHKIETETGASTATISRVKRCLNYGNDAYTMALNRIKENVEETTES, encoded by the coding sequence ATGCAAATTGATAAGTTAAGAGGAAAAGAGACGGATCAGCTGTTCAAGTCGATCCTTTCCTTGCGTGATTTGGACGAATGCTATCGATTTTTTGATGATTTATGTACAGTTAATGAAATCTCATCTTTAGCACAGCGTCTAGAAGTAGCACGGATGCTTGAAGAGGGTAAAACCTATCACAAGATTGAAACGGAAACGGGTGCAAGCACAGCTACGATTTCCAGGGTCAAACGCTGTTTGAATTACGGGAATGACGCGTATACAATGGCTCTTAACCGCATTAAGGAAAACGTTGAGGAAACAACTGAATCTTAA
- the purD gene encoding phosphoribosylamine--glycine ligase has product MNVLVIGRGGREHAIARKLFESDRVGTVFAAPGNPGMLDVATLVPICESDHGELIAFAKANDISLTIVGPETPLLNGIVDDFTEAGLQAFGPNGRAAVIEGSKSFAKDLMKDYSIPTAEYETFTDYDSAKAYIEKIGVPIVIKADGLAAGKGVVVAMTMDEALDAIRDMLIGAKFGEASAKVVIEEFLDGEEFSLMAFVNGDKVYPMVIAQDHKRVFDGDQGPNTGGMGAYSPVPQITDEMVQSAVETILQPTVNAMISEDRRFTGILYAGLIATEKGTKVIEFNARFGDPETQVVLPRLKTDFLETVEAVLSGADLQLEWHEEAVIGVVVAADGYPGDYKKHSIIKGLEKIDQETHIYHAGTALDTEGNFISNGGRVLLVAAKGKDLASAKAHVYKELGHVEKEGLFWRTDIGYRAIQYHFS; this is encoded by the coding sequence ATGAATGTACTAGTGATTGGCAGGGGCGGCAGGGAGCACGCTATTGCCCGTAAACTATTTGAAAGCGATCGGGTCGGGACGGTTTTTGCAGCACCTGGAAATCCAGGCATGTTGGATGTAGCGACACTTGTACCGATTTGTGAAAGCGATCATGGGGAATTAATTGCTTTTGCCAAGGCAAATGACATTTCATTGACGATTGTTGGACCAGAAACGCCATTGCTTAACGGGATTGTTGATGATTTTACGGAAGCGGGCTTACAGGCATTCGGTCCTAACGGCCGCGCTGCAGTCATAGAAGGAAGCAAATCCTTTGCTAAAGATTTAATGAAGGACTACAGCATTCCGACAGCAGAATATGAAACATTTACTGACTACGATTCTGCAAAGGCATATATCGAAAAAATCGGGGTTCCGATCGTAATCAAGGCGGATGGGCTGGCTGCAGGCAAGGGCGTCGTTGTCGCAATGACGATGGATGAGGCGTTGGACGCCATCCGTGATATGCTGATCGGTGCTAAGTTTGGCGAAGCTTCCGCCAAGGTGGTTATTGAAGAATTCCTTGATGGAGAGGAATTCTCGTTGATGGCATTCGTTAATGGGGATAAAGTGTATCCTATGGTCATAGCGCAAGATCACAAGCGGGTTTTCGATGGAGATCAGGGGCCGAATACAGGCGGAATGGGGGCTTACTCACCGGTGCCGCAAATCACCGATGAAATGGTACAGTCTGCAGTGGAAACGATCCTTCAGCCAACTGTCAATGCGATGATTTCTGAAGATCGACGTTTTACCGGCATATTATATGCCGGGTTGATCGCAACTGAAAAAGGAACGAAAGTCATAGAGTTCAATGCCCGTTTTGGCGATCCGGAGACGCAGGTGGTATTACCGCGACTGAAGACGGATTTCCTTGAAACCGTCGAAGCGGTCCTTTCAGGTGCTGATTTGCAGCTTGAGTGGCATGAAGAAGCGGTTATCGGCGTGGTCGTGGCAGCCGATGGGTACCCTGGCGATTATAAAAAGCATTCCATCATTAAAGGGTTGGAAAAGATTGATCAGGAAACCCATATTTATCATGCCGGGACGGCACTTGATACTGAAGGGAACTTCATCTCGAATGGAGGACGTGTTCTTCTCGTTGCTGCAAAAGGGAAAGATTTAGCCTCCGCCAAAGCTCACGTATATAAAGAGTTAGGTCATGTGGAGAAAGAAGGATTGTTTTGGCGTACGGATATCGGTTATCGTGCAATCCAATACCATTTTTCATGA
- a CDS encoding CamS family sex pheromone protein: MRKHSVLGMVLILLLAGCAPSFEDKQEVVKDSKDKKETAIIPKYKISEEYYQTILPFEPSKARGLVVSNLNTRYDIEEFENGLMRLAQTQFDPEEYLFQEGQMLSSSTISSWLNRKFTKSQLQEKDLKASENLGLNPLDPGKGDIDKRNEENPIYLAHILEHNYLVKSKDNSVKLGGVVIGLALNSVHYYQKEAYGATYEQKIDSKKLKQEGEKIAAQVLKRLRSMDKLKNVPITIALFEQNEKSSVVPGNFISYTNIGQNSNSIGKWNDLNEEYFLFPSAGAEKKYRDDVNTFTNFKEDVEEYFPNFNGVIGRAFYMDDQLQSLNIDIPIQFYGNSEAIGFTQYVAGLVMERFPKYISVQVSITSVNGPEALIVREANQAEPTVHIYE; encoded by the coding sequence ATGAGGAAACACTCTGTTTTGGGGATGGTCCTGATACTGCTTCTTGCTGGGTGTGCGCCTAGTTTTGAGGATAAGCAAGAGGTAGTTAAAGACTCCAAAGACAAAAAAGAAACGGCAATCATTCCGAAGTATAAGATTTCGGAAGAATATTATCAAACAATCCTTCCGTTTGAGCCATCAAAAGCCCGCGGTTTGGTCGTATCGAATTTGAATACCCGCTATGATATTGAAGAATTCGAAAATGGACTGATGAGGCTGGCCCAAACTCAATTCGACCCGGAGGAATATCTATTCCAAGAGGGACAAATGCTTAGCAGCTCCACGATTTCCTCCTGGCTTAACAGGAAATTCACCAAAAGTCAGCTGCAAGAAAAGGATTTGAAAGCATCAGAAAATCTGGGTTTGAACCCGCTTGATCCCGGTAAAGGTGACATCGATAAGCGGAATGAAGAAAACCCGATCTATCTTGCTCACATTTTAGAACATAATTATTTAGTCAAATCAAAAGACAATTCAGTGAAACTGGGCGGAGTAGTAATAGGCCTTGCGCTGAATTCCGTGCATTATTATCAAAAGGAAGCCTATGGCGCCACGTATGAACAGAAAATCGATAGTAAGAAGCTTAAGCAAGAAGGCGAAAAAATCGCGGCGCAGGTCTTGAAACGTCTCCGTTCGATGGACAAGCTGAAAAACGTCCCGATTACGATTGCCTTGTTCGAACAAAATGAAAAATCCTCAGTGGTTCCAGGGAATTTCATTTCTTATACCAATATCGGTCAGAATTCCAATAGCATCGGAAAATGGAATGACCTGAACGAGGAGTATTTCCTATTCCCTTCTGCAGGTGCTGAAAAAAAATACCGCGATGACGTCAATACCTTCACGAACTTCAAAGAAGATGTTGAAGAATATTTCCCTAACTTTAACGGAGTCATCGGCAGGGCGTTTTATATGGATGACCAATTACAAAGCTTGAACATTGATATTCCCATTCAATTTTATGGGAACTCGGAGGCGATTGGCTTTACCCAATATGTAGCCGGTCTCGTAATGGAACGCTTCCCTAAATATATTTCCGTACAGGTATCGATTACCTCGGTAAATGGACCTGAAGCTCTCATTGTCCGTGAAGCAAATCAAGCCGAACCAACCGTGCATATATATGAATGA
- the pcrA gene encoding DNA helicase PcrA — protein MQYLAEKLLTGLNQQQQKAVKSTDGPLLIMAGAGSGKTRVLTHRIAYLMVEKEIAPWNILAITFTNKAAREMKERIRAILGGASEDIWISTFHSMCVRILRRDIDRIGYNRNFSILDTTDQQSVIKQIMKERNMDTKKYDYRAILGSISSAKNELVGPEEYMKTASEFFTKITAEVYTEYQKRLRKNSALDFDDLIMMTIQLFQLVPEVLEYYQRKFQYIHVDEYQDTNRAQYMLVKLLASRFRNLCVVGDSDQSIYRWRGADIANILSFEKDYPNANMIFLEQNYRSTKKILEAANKVIDNNQNRKPKNLWTENADGNKLFYYRADNEQGEAQFVAGKINELVQDGSRKYSDIAILYRTNAQSRVMEEVLLKSNINYAIVGGTKFYDRKEIKDLLAYLRLIANPDDDISLRRVINVPKRGIGATSMDKVADYANQYDVSIYKALESVEMVGISGKATKAAREFHTLITNYTNQQEYLSVTELVEEVIKKTGYREMLQAEKTIESQSRLENIDEFLSVTKAFESNSDDKSLVGFLTDLALVADIDQLDENAEESTNTVTLMTLHSAKGLEYPVVFLLGLEEGVFPHSRSLMDEEEMEEERRLAYVGITRAENELFMSNAQMRTLYGRTSMNPVSRFIGEIPAELLEDLKPKPAPRARQTPFSSSARASTSSAATRKAPAFGRAVSAPSATGGEEIGWAVGDRASHKKWGVGTVVSVKGEGEGKELDIAFPSPIGIKRLLAKFAPVEKA, from the coding sequence ATGCAATATTTAGCGGAAAAATTACTAACAGGTTTGAACCAACAGCAACAAAAAGCAGTGAAATCCACAGATGGTCCACTTTTGATCATGGCTGGAGCTGGCAGTGGAAAGACGCGTGTGCTGACTCACCGGATAGCTTACTTGATGGTCGAGAAGGAAATAGCACCTTGGAATATCCTTGCCATTACGTTCACCAATAAAGCGGCACGTGAGATGAAAGAGAGGATTCGCGCCATTCTGGGCGGTGCCTCGGAGGATATCTGGATTTCGACGTTCCACTCGATGTGTGTCCGCATTTTGCGCAGGGATATTGATCGAATCGGATATAATAGGAATTTCTCGATATTGGATACGACCGATCAGCAATCGGTCATCAAGCAGATCATGAAGGAACGGAACATGGATACGAAGAAATATGATTACCGTGCCATATTAGGCAGCATCAGTTCAGCGAAAAATGAATTGGTCGGTCCGGAAGAATATATGAAGACTGCATCGGAGTTCTTCACTAAAATAACGGCCGAGGTATATACGGAGTATCAAAAACGGCTGCGGAAAAATTCAGCACTCGATTTCGATGACTTGATCATGATGACGATCCAATTGTTCCAACTTGTCCCGGAAGTGCTTGAATACTATCAGCGCAAGTTCCAATATATCCATGTGGATGAGTATCAAGATACGAACAGGGCACAATATATGCTTGTTAAACTACTGGCTTCACGCTTCCGTAACCTCTGTGTCGTCGGGGACTCAGATCAATCGATCTATCGCTGGCGCGGTGCGGATATTGCAAATATCCTTTCATTTGAAAAGGATTATCCGAATGCCAACATGATTTTTCTTGAACAGAATTACCGCTCGACGAAAAAGATTTTGGAAGCGGCGAATAAGGTCATCGATAACAATCAAAACCGCAAGCCGAAAAATCTCTGGACCGAGAATGCCGATGGCAATAAGCTATTCTATTACCGTGCGGATAATGAACAGGGTGAAGCGCAGTTCGTAGCCGGGAAGATCAATGAGCTGGTTCAGGACGGCAGCAGGAAATATTCCGATATAGCGATTCTTTACAGGACAAACGCACAATCACGTGTAATGGAGGAAGTTCTGCTCAAATCCAACATAAATTATGCCATCGTCGGAGGCACCAAGTTCTATGACCGTAAAGAGATCAAGGACTTACTTGCCTACCTCCGCCTTATTGCCAATCCTGATGATGATATCAGCCTTCGCCGTGTGATCAATGTACCAAAACGCGGAATTGGCGCAACCTCCATGGATAAAGTCGCGGATTATGCAAACCAATATGATGTTTCCATTTATAAAGCTCTTGAATCCGTGGAAATGGTCGGGATAAGCGGGAAGGCCACCAAGGCAGCAAGGGAATTCCATACGTTGATCACGAACTATACAAATCAGCAAGAGTACTTATCTGTGACGGAACTGGTGGAAGAAGTGATTAAGAAAACCGGTTACCGAGAGATGCTGCAGGCAGAAAAAACGATCGAATCACAAAGCCGGCTTGAAAATATAGACGAGTTTTTATCCGTTACGAAAGCATTCGAAAGCAACAGTGACGACAAGTCTTTGGTTGGCTTTCTAACAGATCTGGCGTTAGTGGCCGATATTGACCAACTTGATGAGAATGCAGAAGAGTCTACAAATACGGTAACGTTGATGACGCTACATTCAGCGAAGGGGTTGGAATATCCTGTAGTCTTTTTACTGGGACTTGAGGAAGGTGTTTTCCCTCATAGCCGTTCGCTAATGGATGAAGAGGAAATGGAGGAAGAACGCCGTCTTGCTTATGTAGGAATTACAAGGGCTGAGAATGAGCTATTCATGAGCAATGCCCAAATGCGGACATTGTATGGGCGTACGAGCATGAATCCCGTTTCACGTTTCATCGGTGAAATACCGGCGGAGCTGCTTGAAGACCTGAAACCGAAGCCGGCTCCAAGGGCAAGGCAAACCCCTTTCAGTTCTTCAGCAAGGGCCAGCACTTCTTCAGCTGCGACAAGAAAAGCACCTGCATTCGGCAGGGCTGTTTCTGCACCATCTGCCACGGGCGGTGAAGAGATTGGCTGGGCTGTCGGTGACCGCGCCTCTCATAAGAAGTGGGGTGTAGGAACCGTAGTGAGCGTCAAAGGGGAAGGCGAAGGAAAGGAATTGGATATTGCATTTCCAAGTCCAATTGGCATCAAGCGCCTATTGGCAAAATTTGCACCAGTTGAAAAAGCTTAA
- the ligA gene encoding NAD-dependent DNA ligase LigA: MDLKAAEKKVLELQTLLNQYSYEYYVMDQPSVPDAEYDRLLRDLIEYEEKFPELQTQDSPTQRVGGAILDMFEKVEHSTPMLSLGNAFNESDLRDFDRKVRQAVGDDFSYVCELKIDGLAVTLQYENGYFVRGATRGDGTIGEDITANLKTIKSIPLKLREPISLEVRGEAFMPKKSFESLNMVKEERGEEPFANPRNAAAGSLRQLDPKLAAKRNLDIFLYAIADLGETGVISQSEGLDLLDRLGFKTNRERKTCFNIEEVLAYIVEWTEQRPNLAYDIDGIVVKVNSLEQQDELGYTAKSPRWAIAYKFPAEEVITTLREIELNVGRTGVLTPTAVLDPVRVAGTTVQRASLHNEDLIREKDIRIGDQVVVKKAGDIIPEVVNVLAERRTGDELEFQMPTECPECSSELVRLDGEVALRCINPKCPAQIREGLIHFVSRTAMNIDSLGEKVISLLFKEELIQDVADIYKLTYDQLIALERMGDKSVNKLLQAIEASKSNSLEKLLFGLGIRHVGSKAAKTLAREFGTMEALSKASREELTSINEIGDKMADSIVAYFELEEVHALLNELEAAGVNLAYKGARAVPVEEIDSFFAGKTVVLTGKLHQLTRNEAKEKLEALGANVAGSVSKKTDLVVAGEDAGSKLDKAESLGVLVWDEERLIEELKK, encoded by the coding sequence ATGGACTTAAAAGCTGCAGAGAAGAAAGTGCTAGAACTGCAAACGTTATTGAACCAATATAGTTATGAATATTATGTGATGGACCAGCCGTCAGTGCCTGATGCCGAATATGACCGATTGCTCCGTGACCTCATTGAGTATGAAGAGAAATTTCCTGAGCTGCAAACGCAAGACTCACCGACACAGCGGGTCGGCGGAGCGATTTTGGACATGTTCGAAAAAGTGGAGCACTCCACACCGATGCTTAGCTTGGGAAATGCTTTCAATGAAAGTGACTTACGCGATTTCGATAGGAAGGTCCGCCAAGCTGTAGGTGATGATTTTTCCTATGTTTGTGAATTGAAAATAGATGGACTTGCCGTCACGCTGCAATATGAGAATGGATATTTCGTAAGAGGGGCAACCCGGGGAGACGGAACGATTGGTGAGGATATTACGGCAAATCTAAAAACGATCAAGTCGATTCCTTTGAAGCTACGGGAGCCGATTTCTTTAGAGGTGCGCGGCGAGGCATTCATGCCGAAAAAATCATTCGAATCTCTGAATATGGTTAAGGAGGAACGTGGTGAAGAACCGTTTGCAAACCCACGGAATGCGGCTGCAGGCTCGTTAAGGCAGCTTGATCCAAAGCTTGCAGCAAAACGGAACCTCGATATTTTCCTTTATGCGATTGCTGATTTGGGTGAAACGGGAGTTATCAGCCAAAGTGAGGGCTTGGATCTATTGGATCGCTTAGGGTTCAAGACCAATCGGGAAAGAAAAACATGCTTCAATATAGAGGAAGTGCTAGCCTATATAGTAGAATGGACGGAGCAGCGGCCAAACTTAGCCTATGATATCGATGGGATTGTCGTAAAGGTGAATTCCCTTGAACAACAGGATGAATTAGGTTACACTGCCAAAAGCCCGCGTTGGGCCATCGCTTATAAATTCCCGGCTGAAGAAGTCATAACGACGCTAAGGGAGATCGAGCTGAATGTGGGCCGTACGGGTGTCTTGACGCCGACTGCTGTTTTGGATCCCGTTCGGGTTGCAGGCACGACCGTACAGCGGGCATCACTGCATAACGAAGATTTGATTCGAGAAAAGGATATCAGAATCGGAGACCAAGTGGTCGTGAAAAAAGCCGGTGATATCATTCCAGAGGTGGTCAATGTACTGGCGGAGCGCCGGACTGGCGATGAATTGGAGTTCCAGATGCCGACTGAATGCCCGGAATGCAGCAGTGAACTCGTCCGTCTGGATGGGGAGGTTGCCTTACGCTGCATCAATCCGAAGTGTCCGGCGCAAATACGGGAAGGCCTGATTCACTTTGTATCCCGGACGGCTATGAATATTGATAGTCTAGGTGAGAAAGTGATCAGCTTGCTGTTTAAAGAAGAACTGATACAAGATGTGGCTGATATTTATAAGCTTACATATGATCAATTGATCGCATTGGAACGGATGGGCGATAAATCGGTCAATAAACTCCTTCAAGCGATCGAGGCTTCGAAATCCAATTCCTTGGAAAAATTACTATTCGGGTTAGGGATTCGGCATGTTGGGTCGAAAGCGGCAAAAACACTGGCCCGGGAATTTGGCACGATGGAAGCCTTAAGCAAGGCAAGCCGTGAGGAATTAACGTCCATTAATGAAATAGGCGATAAGATGGCAGACTCCATCGTCGCATATTTTGAGTTGGAAGAAGTCCATGCATTATTGAATGAGCTGGAAGCGGCCGGTGTGAATCTAGCTTATAAAGGGGCAAGAGCTGTTCCTGTTGAGGAAATCGATTCGTTTTTTGCCGGGAAAACGGTTGTGTTAACTGGTAAATTGCATCAGCTAACACGTAATGAAGCAAAAGAAAAATTAGAGGCGCTTGGCGCTAATGTTGCCGGAAGTGTCAGTAAGAAAACCGATTTGGTCGTGGCTGGGGAAGATGCCGGATCAAAACTGGATAAAGCCGAAAGTTTAGGCGTCCTGGTTTGGGATGAAGAGAGACTGATTGAGGAACTAAAAAAATAA
- a CDS encoding YgaP-like transmembrane domain — MKFKQNISIINALMRITCGLTFLTWAAAKMVKKPWKKQSYLVVVMLSAMKIGEGILRYCPIVDVMENGQTLMKKEHTQEEAPHPSDSN; from the coding sequence ATGAAGTTTAAACAAAATATCAGTATAATAAATGCGTTAATGCGAATTACCTGCGGCTTGACCTTCCTTACATGGGCAGCGGCAAAGATGGTGAAAAAACCGTGGAAAAAGCAATCCTATCTAGTCGTGGTCATGCTTTCTGCCATGAAAATAGGAGAAGGTATCCTCCGCTATTGTCCTATTGTCGATGTTATGGAAAATGGGCAAACACTAATGAAGAAAGAACACACTCAGGAAGAAGCCCCTCACCCATCAGATTCCAATTAA
- a CDS encoding heptaprenylglyceryl phosphate synthase — MYDFREWKHVFKLDPNKEISDEALEKVCESGTDAIMVGGTDGVTLENVLHLMARIRRYTVPCVMEISSVETVTPGFDLYFIPSVLNSSNPDWMMKLHQQAVKEYGYLLNWDEIFVEGYCILNPDCKAAQLTKADTDLDLDDVGAYAMMAEKMFNLPIFYLEYSGAYGNVQMVEAAKENLDNTVLFYGGGIKSVAQAKEMAQFADVIVVGNVIYEDLKVALATVSAVK, encoded by the coding sequence ATGTACGATTTTCGCGAGTGGAAACATGTTTTCAAGCTCGATCCAAATAAAGAAATAAGTGATGAGGCGTTGGAAAAAGTCTGTGAATCCGGTACTGATGCAATCATGGTCGGAGGAACGGATGGCGTCACGCTTGAGAATGTTCTTCATCTAATGGCACGGATCAGACGGTATACCGTCCCATGCGTAATGGAGATTTCTTCTGTTGAAACGGTGACGCCTGGCTTCGATTTATATTTCATTCCGAGTGTCCTCAATAGCTCCAACCCCGATTGGATGATGAAGCTGCATCAGCAAGCAGTTAAAGAATACGGATATTTGTTGAATTGGGATGAGATTTTCGTTGAAGGCTATTGCATCCTGAATCCTGATTGTAAAGCGGCGCAATTGACGAAAGCCGATACTGATCTGGATCTGGATGATGTGGGGGCTTACGCAATGATGGCCGAAAAGATGTTCAACTTGCCGATTTTTTACCTGGAATATAGCGGGGCTTATGGAAATGTCCAGATGGTGGAAGCTGCCAAAGAGAACTTGGACAATACCGTCTTATTTTATGGCGGCGGAATAAAGTCGGTTGCACAGGCAAAAGAGATGGCGCAGTTTGCGGATGTCATCGTTGTCGGTAATGTGATTTATGAGGATTTGAAGGTGGCACTTGCCACAGTTTCAGCAGTTAAATGA